The following coding sequences are from one Triticum aestivum cultivar Chinese Spring chromosome 5A, IWGSC CS RefSeq v2.1, whole genome shotgun sequence window:
- the LOC123108541 gene encoding metacaspase-1: MVPAMRPIPGFGGGRGKKRAVLVGIKYTNTRACELRGPINDVKCMRYLLTEHFGFANDCVLILTDEERDPCRQPTKNNIRMAMHWLVQGCSSGDSLVFQFSGAGVQVPDCSGEERDGMDEAICPLDSFQQGPILDDEINQAIVRPLVHGVKLHAIVDACHSATVLDLPYQCTFSKQYGCLRWRDERPLNGAFKGTSGGQAVLISGSSNGKTQMNMMPGPDATVGAMTHSFIRAVECEPRTTYGHLLTSMRTIMREGGGNCNLQGPAGGCIRKVANFSGVEEPQLSSACKFDIHREPFCM; encoded by the exons ATGGTGCCGGCGATGCGCCCCATcccgggcttcggcggcggccgcGGCAAGAAGCGCGCCGTGCTGGTGGGGATCAAGTACACCAACACTCGCGCCTGCGAGCTCAGGGGCCCCATCAACGACGTCAAGTGCATGAGGTACCTCCTCACCGAGCACTTCGGCTTCGCCAACGACTGCGTCCTCATCCTCACCG ATGAGGAGAGGGACCCGTGCAGGCAGCCGACCAAGAACAACATCCGCATGGCGATGCACTGGCTGGTGCAGGGTTGCAGCTCTGGCGACTCACTGGTGTTCCAGTTCTCCGGCGCTGGCGTGCAGGTCCCTGACTGCAGCGGCGAAGAGCGTGACGGCATGGACGAGGCCATCTGCCCCCTGGACTCGTTCCAGCAGGGCCCCATCCTGGACGACGAGATCAACCAGGCCATCGTACGCCCGCTCGTGCACGGCGTCAAGCTCCACGCCATCGTCGACGCCTGCCACAGTGCCACCGTCCTCGATCTCCCATACCAGTGCACCTTCTCCAAGCA GTACGGATGCTTGAGGTGGAGGGATGAGCGCCCTCTGAACGGCGCCTTCAAAGGCACCAGTGGTGGCCAGGCCGTGCTCATCAGTGGCAGCAGCAACGGAAAGACCCAGATGAACATG atGCCTGGACCCGATGCGACGGTTGGCGCCATGACGCACAGCTTCATCAGAGCAGTGGAGTGCGAGCCGCGCACCACCTACGGCCACCTGCTCACCTCCATGAGGACCATCATGCGCGAGGGCGGCGGCAACTGCAACCTGCAGGGCCCCGCCGGCGGCTGCATCCGCAAGGTGGCCAACTTCAGCGGGGTGGAG GAGCCCCAGCTGTCTTCTGCTTGCAAGTTTGACATCCACCGCGAGCCATTCTGCATGTAG